The following are encoded together in the Ovis aries strain OAR_USU_Benz2616 breed Rambouillet chromosome X, ARS-UI_Ramb_v3.0, whole genome shotgun sequence genome:
- the LAS1L gene encoding ribosomal biogenesis protein LAS1L isoform X11 produces the protein MKEPENCWYPMKRSSLREAVLDAFLDDGFLIPTFEQLAALQIEYEENVDLDDILVPKPFSQFWQPLLRGLHSQTFTQALLERMLSELPALGNTGIRPTYILRWTTELIVANTKTGRNARRFSASQWEARKNWRLFNCSASLDWPQVVESCLGSPCWASPQLLQLIFKAMGQFLPEEEQEKLLRICSIYTQSGENLVQEGSEASPIGKSPYTVDNLYLILKPAGSSSGPEGETQQQEEQGNLNDVKEDEKENKEAVEDQVEENEEEEEENDHQKWEEEEEDDGDDDNDDNDEDEEDRMEVGPFSTEEESPTAENARLLAQKRGALQDSAWQVSSEDVRWDTFPLGRMPGQTEDPAELMLENYDTMYLLDQPVLEQRLEPPACKIGTLGLSCSSGSNESGNLDQLLWSQDELHMLKTGVQLF, from the exons ATG AAAGAGCCCGAGAACTGCTGGTATCCTATGAAGAGGAGCAGTTTAAG GGAGGCTGTGCTAGATGCTTTTCTGGATGACGGCTTTCTCATCCCTACGTTTGAACAGTTGGCAGCTTTGCAGATAGAGTATGAAG AAAACGTGGACTTGGATGACATCCTGGTGCCAAAGCCGTTCTCTCAATTCTGGCAGCCCCTGCTTAGGGGCCTGCACTCCCAGACCTTCACGCAGGCCCTGTTGGAAAGGATGCTCTCTGAGCTGCCAGCCTTGGGGAACACTGGGATCCGGCCCACCTACATCCTCAGATGGACCACTGAACTGATTGTGGCTAACACCAAGACTG gacGGAACGCCCGCCGGTTTTCTGCCAGCCAGTGGGAAGCGAGAAAGAACTGGAGGCTCTTCAACTGCTCTGCCTCCCTTGACTGGCCCCAGGTGGTTGAGTCCTGTTTGGGCTCACCTTGCTGGGCCAGCCCCCAACTCCTGCAGCT CATCTTCAAAGCCATGGGGCAGTTCCTGCCAGAAGAGGAGCAGGAGAAGCTGCTACGCATCTGTTCCATTTATACCCAGAGTGGAGAAAATCTGGTGCAGGAGGGTTCAGAGGCTTCCCCCATTGGGAAGTCTCCATACACAGTGGACAACCTGTATTTGATCCTCAAACCAGCAGGCTCAAGCTCTGGGCCTGAAGGAGAAACCCAGCAACAGGAGGAGCAGGGCAATCTGAATGATGTCAAGGAAGATGAGAAGGAGAACAAAGAAGCCGTGGAAGACCAGGTAGAAGAgaatgaagaagaggaagaggaaaatgatCACCAGAagtgggaagaagaggaagaagatgatGGTGACGATGACAACGATGACAATGATGAAGATGAGGAAGACAGGATGGAGGTGGGACCTTTCTCTACAGAGGAAGAGTCCCCCACTGCTGAGAATGCCAGGCTCCTAGCCCAGAAAAGAGGAGCTTTGCAGGACTCTGCATGGCAAGTTAGCTCAG AAGATGTGCGATGGGACACTTTCCCCTTAGGTCGAATGCCAGGTCAGACTGAGGACCCAGCAGAGCTTATGCTGGAGAATTACGACACCATGTATCTTTTGGACCAGCCTGTGTTAGAGCAGCGGCTGGAACCCCCAGCATGCAAGATTGG CACCCTAGGCCTGAGCTGCAGCAGTGGCAGCAATGAAAGTGGCAACTTGGACCAACTTCTGTGGAGCCAGGATGAGCTTCATATGCTCAAAACTGGCGTACAGCTCTTCTGA
- the LAS1L gene encoding ribosomal biogenesis protein LAS1L isoform X9 — protein sequence MRWRLIFSAAAQGLSSMLSPLSPMLSPMSGRNPRLSQRYALNRITVWRSRLGNELPLAVASTADLVRCKLMDVTGGLGTDELRLLYGMALVRFVNLISERKTKFAKLPLKFLAQEVNIPDWIVELRHELTHKKMPHINDCRRGCYFVLDWLQNTYWCRQMENSLRETWELEEEREETDEADQEEDKKIVVDDITEQNPEPKDEEKGVELNVKADGDHEGNKDSKEVDPLLQKALRHKQLYERARELLVSYEEEQFKVLEKYRHLPQAIKAWNNLSPPVECILAELKGITFENREAVLDAFLDDGFLIPTFEQLAALQIEYEENVDLDDILVPKPFSQFWQPLLRGLHSQTFTQALLERMLSELPALGNTGIRPTYILRWTTELIVANTKTGRNARRFSASQWEARKNWRLFNCSASLDWPQVVESCLGSPCWASPQLLQLIFKAMGQFLPEEEQEKLLRICSIYTQSGENLVQEGSEASPIGKSPYTVDNLYLILKPAGSSSGPEGETQQQEEQGNLNDVKEDEKENKEAVEDQVEENEEEEEENDHQKWEEEEEDDGDDDNDDNDEDEEDRMEVGPFSTEEESPTAENARLLAQKRGALQDSAWQVSSEDVRWDTFPLGRMPGQTEDPAELMLENYDTMYLLDQPVLEQRLEPPACKIGTLGLSCSSGSNESGNLDQLLWSQDELHMLKTGVQLF from the exons GTTAGGCAACGAACTCCCCCTGGCAGTGGCTTCTACTGCTGACCTGGTACGCTGTAAGCTCATGGATGTAACTGGTGGCTTGGGCACTGATGAACTTAGACTGCTCTATGGCATGGCATTGGTCAG GTTTGTGAACCTTATCTCGGAGAGGAAGACAAAGTTTGCCAAGCTCCCTCTCAAATTCCTGGCTCAGGAG GTGAACATTCCGGATTGGATTGTTGAACTTCGCCATGAGTTAACCCACAAGAAAATGCCCCATATAAATGACTGCCGTAGGG GCTGTTATTTTGTCCTGGATTGGCTCCAGAACACCTATTGGTGCCGCCAAATGGAGAACAGCCTGAGAGAGACCTGGGAgttggaggaagagagggaagagacAGATGAAGCAGACCAAGAGGAAGATAAGAAAATTGTTGTTGATGACATCACAGAACAGAATCCAGAGCCTAAGGATGAGGAGAAAGGTGTAGAGCTGAATGTCAAGGCTGATGGAGACCACGAAGGCAACAAAGACAGCAAAGAGGTTGATCCGCTTTTACAAAAGGCTCTGAGACATAAACAGTTGTATG AAAGAGCCCGAGAACTGCTGGTATCCTATGAAGAGGAGCAGTTTAAG GTGCTGGAGAAATATAGGCATTTACCTCAGGCCATTAAAGCGTGGAATAACCTGTCCCCACCTGTAGAGTGCATCCTGGCAGAGCTCAAGGGCATTACATTCGAGAACAG GGAGGCTGTGCTAGATGCTTTTCTGGATGACGGCTTTCTCATCCCTACGTTTGAACAGTTGGCAGCTTTGCAGATAGAGTATGAAG AAAACGTGGACTTGGATGACATCCTGGTGCCAAAGCCGTTCTCTCAATTCTGGCAGCCCCTGCTTAGGGGCCTGCACTCCCAGACCTTCACGCAGGCCCTGTTGGAAAGGATGCTCTCTGAGCTGCCAGCCTTGGGGAACACTGGGATCCGGCCCACCTACATCCTCAGATGGACCACTGAACTGATTGTGGCTAACACCAAGACTG gacGGAACGCCCGCCGGTTTTCTGCCAGCCAGTGGGAAGCGAGAAAGAACTGGAGGCTCTTCAACTGCTCTGCCTCCCTTGACTGGCCCCAGGTGGTTGAGTCCTGTTTGGGCTCACCTTGCTGGGCCAGCCCCCAACTCCTGCAGCT CATCTTCAAAGCCATGGGGCAGTTCCTGCCAGAAGAGGAGCAGGAGAAGCTGCTACGCATCTGTTCCATTTATACCCAGAGTGGAGAAAATCTGGTGCAGGAGGGTTCAGAGGCTTCCCCCATTGGGAAGTCTCCATACACAGTGGACAACCTGTATTTGATCCTCAAACCAGCAGGCTCAAGCTCTGGGCCTGAAGGAGAAACCCAGCAACAGGAGGAGCAGGGCAATCTGAATGATGTCAAGGAAGATGAGAAGGAGAACAAAGAAGCCGTGGAAGACCAGGTAGAAGAgaatgaagaagaggaagaggaaaatgatCACCAGAagtgggaagaagaggaagaagatgatGGTGACGATGACAACGATGACAATGATGAAGATGAGGAAGACAGGATGGAGGTGGGACCTTTCTCTACAGAGGAAGAGTCCCCCACTGCTGAGAATGCCAGGCTCCTAGCCCAGAAAAGAGGAGCTTTGCAGGACTCTGCATGGCAAGTTAGCTCAG AAGATGTGCGATGGGACACTTTCCCCTTAGGTCGAATGCCAGGTCAGACTGAGGACCCAGCAGAGCTTATGCTGGAGAATTACGACACCATGTATCTTTTGGACCAGCCTGTGTTAGAGCAGCGGCTGGAACCCCCAGCATGCAAGATTGG CACCCTAGGCCTGAGCTGCAGCAGTGGCAGCAATGAAAGTGGCAACTTGGACCAACTTCTGTGGAGCCAGGATGAGCTTCATATGCTCAAAACTGGCGTACAGCTCTTCTGA
- the LAS1L gene encoding ribosomal biogenesis protein LAS1L isoform X10, whose protein sequence is MEADHEMEADLQCGGTRPELDVEPVEPDVEPDVRSESEIEPGCYFVLDWLQNTYWCRQMENSLRETWELEEEREETDEADQEEDKKIVVDDITEQNPEPKDEEKGVELNVKADGDHEGNKDSKEVDPLLQKALRHKQLYERARELLVSYEEEQFKVLEKYRHLPQAIKAWNNLSPPVECILAELKGITFENREAVLDAFLDDGFLIPTFEQLAALQIEYEDGQTEVQRGEGTDPKSHKNVDLDDILVPKPFSQFWQPLLRGLHSQTFTQALLERMLSELPALGNTGIRPTYILRWTTELIVANTKTGRNARRFSASQWEARKNWRLFNCSASLDWPQVVESCLGSPCWASPQLLQLIFKAMGQFLPEEEQEKLLRICSIYTQSGENLVQEGSEASPIGKSPYTVDNLYLILKPAGSSSGPEGETQQQEEQGNLNDVKEDEKENKEAVEDQVEENEEEEEENDHQKWEEEEEDDGDDDNDDNDEDEEDRMEVGPFSTEEESPTAENARLLAQKRGALQDSAWQVSSEDVRWDTFPLGRMPGQTEDPAELMLENYDTMYLLDQPVLEQRLEPPACKIGSGQQASWRGEEAAGEARCSVVGSGSHMSCERALLFFGTLGLSCSSGSNESGNLDQLLWSQDELHMLKTGVQLF, encoded by the exons GCTGTTATTTTGTCCTGGATTGGCTCCAGAACACCTATTGGTGCCGCCAAATGGAGAACAGCCTGAGAGAGACCTGGGAgttggaggaagagagggaagagacAGATGAAGCAGACCAAGAGGAAGATAAGAAAATTGTTGTTGATGACATCACAGAACAGAATCCAGAGCCTAAGGATGAGGAGAAAGGTGTAGAGCTGAATGTCAAGGCTGATGGAGACCACGAAGGCAACAAAGACAGCAAAGAGGTTGATCCGCTTTTACAAAAGGCTCTGAGACATAAACAGTTGTATG AAAGAGCCCGAGAACTGCTGGTATCCTATGAAGAGGAGCAGTTTAAG GTGCTGGAGAAATATAGGCATTTACCTCAGGCCATTAAAGCGTGGAATAACCTGTCCCCACCTGTAGAGTGCATCCTGGCAGAGCTCAAGGGCATTACATTCGAGAACAG GGAGGCTGTGCTAGATGCTTTTCTGGATGACGGCTTTCTCATCCCTACGTTTGAACAGTTGGCAGCTTTGCAGATAGAGTATGAAG ATGGGcagactgaggtccagagaggggaAGGTACtgacccaaagtcacaca AAAACGTGGACTTGGATGACATCCTGGTGCCAAAGCCGTTCTCTCAATTCTGGCAGCCCCTGCTTAGGGGCCTGCACTCCCAGACCTTCACGCAGGCCCTGTTGGAAAGGATGCTCTCTGAGCTGCCAGCCTTGGGGAACACTGGGATCCGGCCCACCTACATCCTCAGATGGACCACTGAACTGATTGTGGCTAACACCAAGACTG gacGGAACGCCCGCCGGTTTTCTGCCAGCCAGTGGGAAGCGAGAAAGAACTGGAGGCTCTTCAACTGCTCTGCCTCCCTTGACTGGCCCCAGGTGGTTGAGTCCTGTTTGGGCTCACCTTGCTGGGCCAGCCCCCAACTCCTGCAGCT CATCTTCAAAGCCATGGGGCAGTTCCTGCCAGAAGAGGAGCAGGAGAAGCTGCTACGCATCTGTTCCATTTATACCCAGAGTGGAGAAAATCTGGTGCAGGAGGGTTCAGAGGCTTCCCCCATTGGGAAGTCTCCATACACAGTGGACAACCTGTATTTGATCCTCAAACCAGCAGGCTCAAGCTCTGGGCCTGAAGGAGAAACCCAGCAACAGGAGGAGCAGGGCAATCTGAATGATGTCAAGGAAGATGAGAAGGAGAACAAAGAAGCCGTGGAAGACCAGGTAGAAGAgaatgaagaagaggaagaggaaaatgatCACCAGAagtgggaagaagaggaagaagatgatGGTGACGATGACAACGATGACAATGATGAAGATGAGGAAGACAGGATGGAGGTGGGACCTTTCTCTACAGAGGAAGAGTCCCCCACTGCTGAGAATGCCAGGCTCCTAGCCCAGAAAAGAGGAGCTTTGCAGGACTCTGCATGGCAAGTTAGCTCAG AAGATGTGCGATGGGACACTTTCCCCTTAGGTCGAATGCCAGGTCAGACTGAGGACCCAGCAGAGCTTATGCTGGAGAATTACGACACCATGTATCTTTTGGACCAGCCTGTGTTAGAGCAGCGGCTGGAACCCCCAGCATGCAAGATTGG GTCGGGGCAGCAGGCCTcttggagaggagaggaagcagcTGGGGAAGCCAGGTGCTCTGTAGTTGGAAGTGGGTCCCATATGTCTTGCGAGAGAGCCCTCCTCTTCTTTGG CACCCTAGGCCTGAGCTGCAGCAGTGGCAGCAATGAAAGTGGCAACTTGGACCAACTTCTGTGGAGCCAGGATGAGCTTCATATGCTCAAAACTGGCGTACAGCTCTTCTGA